In a genomic window of Magnolia sinica isolate HGM2019 chromosome 16, MsV1, whole genome shotgun sequence:
- the LOC131228867 gene encoding putative pumilio homolog 8, chloroplastic, which yields MMKKKNSPIVSANSLFNDEHLLLFPKTITPSIQTSLPKLTPQTHLFLKLSFLARTSSLFVPVCLASHVNAALFFCRESAHLFVRHVAYEDVEIAYCRFESNAVDAIYESKDGKQCTFRDLPSSFKMDRLLRDDEEEELSNRFSQFFIQRRTSPSISQNNHPLYPNVASQANPPNPSFLETLFPCYYPTAPTSQPIGSPSIQYPSINPDHLSPLSYYEIQRAAAAELDRYIRLQEATILYSRIADPRFGDLPSSFKMDRLLRDDEEEELFNRFSQFFIQRRTSLSLSQNNHPLYPNAASQANPPNPSFLETLFPCYHPTAPTSQPIGSPSIQSPSINPDHLSPLSYYEIQRAAAAELDSYIRLQEATILRSRIADPRFSAPQLNAIDAGFELPNADLGRLPHCCGCCSSAVKSSLDHQRMKREYIRGCSNGKGRSGPPTDKKNYRDGSVSRFDNVGVLPRPQRPCNLQLPAEYYSMNEFIGHIAAMAKDQACCRLLQDKCDLGGLDDINAIFLELKDHLSELMVDPFGNYLIQKLAEFCNDEQRLEMVFALTENEHELSSICLDTHGTRAVQKLLEHLTTPQQKSLVVSAIAPDASILTNDVNGHHVMLYCFKNFKEHTEHLTNAMLDHCVDVATNRHGCCVIQRCLEHTHGEQREQLASEITENALFLSENQFGNYVVQYLVEMKIPRFTTNVIRQLQGNFAHLSLQKFSSNVVEKCLKESSEEEAALVIRELLPIAATLLQHCYGNYVMQSAFFVSKGPIRDTIIDLVRKHFPVLRSHPFGKNVAALVNPRR from the exons atgatgaagaagaagaactctcCAATCGTTTCAGCTAATTCTTTGTTCAACGACGAACATCTCCTTCTATTTCCCAAAACAATCACCCCCTCTATCCAAACGTCGCTTCCCAAGCTAACCCCCCAAACCCATCTTTTCTTGAAACTCTCTTTCCTTGCGCGCACTTCGTCGCTATTCGTACCAGTATGTCTCGCAAGTCATGTTAATGCCGCATTGTTCTTCTGTCGCGAATCTGCCCATCTGTTCGTTCGCCATGTGGCTTACGAGGATGTTGAGATTGCATATTGCAGATTCGAGTCCAATGCGGTCGATGCCATATACGAATCGAAGGATGGCAAGCAGTGCAC GTTTCGAGATCTTCCATCTTCTTTCAAGATGGATAGATTACTAagagatgatgaagaagaagaactctcCAATCGTTTCAGCCAATTCTTTATTCAACGACGAACATCTCCTTCTATTTCCCAAAACAATCACCCCCTCTATCCAAACGTTGCTTCCCAAGCTAACCCCCCAAACCCATCTTTTCTTGAAACTCTCTTTCCTTGCTACTACCCCACCGCTCCTACGTCTCAACCCATCGGATCGCCTTCCATTCAATACCCATCAATCAATCCTGACCATTTATCCCCCCTCAGTTACTATGAAATCCAACGGGCTGCTGCTGCCGAGCTTGATCGCTATATCCGGCTCCAGGAAGCCACCATTCTCTATTCACGCATCGCTGACCCCAG GTTTGGAGATCTTCCATCTTCTTTCAAGATGGATAGATTACTAagagatgatgaagaagaagaactttTCAATCGTTTCAGCCAATTCTTCATTCAACGACGAacatctctttctctttcccaaAACAATCACCCCCTCTATCCAAACGCCGCTTCCCAAGCTAACCCCCCGAACCCATCTTTTCTTGAAACTCTCTTTCCTTGCTACCACCCCACCGCTCCTACATCTCAACCCATCGGATCACCTTCCATTCAATCCCCATCAATCAATCCTGACCATTTATCCCCCCTCAGTTACTATGAAATCCAACGGGCTGCCGCTGCTGAGCTCGACAGCTATATCCGGCTCCAGGAAGCCACCATTCTCCGTTCACGCATCGCTGACCCCAGGTTCTCTGCTCCCCAATTGAATGCTATCGATGCCGGCTTCGAGCTGCCTAATGCTGACTTGGGAAGATTGCCGCATTGCTGTGGTTGCTGCTCTTCGGCTGTGAAATCGTCGCTGGACCACCAACGGATGAAGAGGGAGTATATCAGAGGATGCTCGAATGGCAAAGGCAGGTCCGGTCCCCCCACTGATAAAAAGAATTACAGAGATGGGTCTGTTTCTCGATTTGATAATGTGGGTGTTCTTCCACGGCCCCAACGCCCCTGCAACCTGCAGCTGCCTGCTGAGTACTATTCCATGAATGAATTTATTGGACATATAGCGGCTATGGCAAAGGACCAAGCTTGTTGTCGGTTACTGCAGGACAAGTGCGATTTGGGGGGATTGGATGACATCAATGCCATCTTTTTGGAGCTGAAAGATCACCTTTCCGAATTGATGGTCGACCCTTTTGGGAATTACCTTATTCAGAAGCTCGCAGAATTCTGTAATGATGAACAGAGGTTGGAGATGGTCTTTGCATTGACAGAGAATGAACATGAGCTTTCCAGTATATGTCTTGATACGCACGG AACTCGTGCAGTGCAAAAGCTGTTAGAACATCTCACAACCCCACAGCAGAAATCCCTGGTTGTATCGGCTATTGCACCTGATGCAAGCATTCTGACGAATGATGTGAATGGTCATCATGTCatgttgtattgcttcaaaaacttTAAGGAACATACTGAG CACCTTACAAATGCAATGCTGGACCATTGCGTTGATGTTGCAACAAATCGCCATGGATGCTGTGTAATCCAACGATGCCTAGAACACACCCATGGAGAACAGAGAGAACAACTGGCATCTGAAATTACTGAGAATGCACTTTTTCTTTCAGAAAATCAATTTGG caaTTATGTTGTGCAATATTTGGTGGAAATGAAGATACCGCGCTTCACAACCAATGTTATTCGACAGCTACAAGGAAATTTTGCTCACCTATCTTTGCAGAAGTTTAGCAGTAATGTAGTGGAGAAATGTTTGAAGGAATCGAGTGAAGAGGAAGCTGCATTGGTTATTAGAGAGCTGCTTCCAATTGCTGCGACACTTCTACAGCATTGTTATGGTAACTATGTTATGCAGTCGGCATTTTTTGTCTCAAAG GGCCCCATCCGTGATACTATAATTGACCTTGTTCGGAAGCATTTCCCTGTTCTGCGCAGCCATCCTTTCGGGAAAAATGTTGCAGCTTTAGTCAATCCACGGAGGTAG
- the LOC131229410 gene encoding transcription factor MYB98-like produces MYVGEEAMQRFQEKKISSLMNEPLFFPRSMKAPLKSYLVKGQWRPEEDRMLMILVQQHGLKKWSHIASMLDGRIGKQCRERWYNHLRPDIKKDTWTEEEDKALIEAHKDLGNKWAEIAKRIPGRSENSIKNHWNTTKRRQLPKRRIRKTAEKGRPSILLQEYIRRTSLGVEEGEEGEEGKEGKEGQETKGKCTDEAPSPSLVSQDFHAIGEKQTSEKMQVPFDDMDLSLLFNWASATTISSTSSGSLLEQQDPCMGFEEFPVEFEQVKREMDLIELVSSSVNMSNW; encoded by the exons ATGTATGTAGGTGAAGAAGCAATGCAGAGATTTCAGGAGAAGAAGATTTCTTCTTTAATGAATGAGCCGCTATTCTTCCCAAGAAGCATGAAAGCTCCACTAAAATCTTATTTGGTGAAGGGGCAATGGAGGCCAGAAGAGGACAG AATGCTAATGATTCTAGTTCAACAACATGGGTTGAAGAAGTGGTCCCACATCGCATCGATGCTCGATGGTCGCATTGGAAAACAATGCAGAGAGAGATGGTATAATCATCTTCGCCCGGACATCAAG AAGGATACATGGACGGAAGAGGAGGATAAAGCATTGATTGAAGCACATAAGGACTTGGGAAACAAATGGGCTGAGATTGCAAAAAGGATTCCTGGTCGAAGCGAGAACTCGATCAAGAACCATTGGAACACTACAAAGAGGAGGCAGTTACCAAAGAGGAGGATCCGGAAGACCGCTGAGAAAGGTCGGCCAAGCATCTTATTGCAAGAGTATATACGGAGGACAAGCTTGGGTGTAGAGGAAGGTGAGGAAGGTGAGGAAGGCAAGGAAGGCAAGGAAGGCCAAGAAACCAAAGGTAAATGCACTGATGAGGCCCCATCCCCTTCCTTGGTGAGTCAAGATTTCCATGCTATTGGAGAGAAGCAAACAAGTGAAAAAATGCAAGTGCCATTTGATGATATGGACCTTTCTCTGCTCTTCAATTGGGCCTCTGCTACTACAATTTCCTCCACTTCCTCTGGTTCTCTATTGGAACAACAAGACCCGTGCATGGGTTTTGAAGAATTCCCTGTGGAGTTTGAACAGGTGAAGAGAGAAATGGACCTGATAGAACTGGTTTCTTCCTCAGTAAACATGAGTAACTGGTAA